In Janthinobacterium agaricidamnosum NBRC 102515 = DSM 9628, the DNA window CACGTCGCATTCGAGGTGGATATCGCTGGCCTGGAATTTCAGCGCGTCGTAGATGGTCGAGTTGACCAGCTTGACCACCGGGCTGCTGTCTTCGCTGATGCGTATCAGCGAAATGTCTTCGATGCTCTGGTCCAGGCCCGGCGCGTCGTCGGCATCGTGCATCATCTCGGCCATTGCCTGCTGCACGCTTTCCTGCTGCACCAGGTAGGCGGTCAAGTCGTCCGGATGGCACAGCGCGACGCTGAAGGCGCCGGCGATGGCGTAGTCGGCCCATTGCAGCAAGTCGTCGGCGAACGGATTGCCGATCACCAGCACCGGCGCGGCATCGTCTTCCAAGGCCGCCATCAGCACGCACTCGCGCTGCGCGCAATCGGTGTAGGGCAGCAGCTCGAACGCCGGTTTGCCCTGCTGCAGCTGGTGCATGTTCCAGGCCGGGTAGCAGAACAGCGCCGCCAGTTGCGCCGTGAATGGTTCGGCCGCCAGGCCCGACATGTCCTGCATCACGGCCAGCGGCGGCCGGCCCTGGGCCAGCGCGGCGGCGCGGGCCCGTTGCAGCAGGGCCGCGTCCAGTTCCTGGGCCGCCGGTTCGCGCGCGTTCATGACAAGCTCCCGGCAAGTTCGAAGATCGGCATATACATCAGCACCACCACGCCGCCGATGACGACGCCGATGACGGTCATCAGCAGCGGTTCCAGCAGCCGCGACGCCCAGTCGACCCAGCGCGCGAATTCCTCGTCGTGGAATTTGGCCGAGCGTTCCAGCATGTCGCCCAGGCGGCCGGTGTTTTCGCCGACTTTTAATAACGATTGGGCGACCGGGGTGGCCAGCTGGCTTTGTTCCAGCGCCGCTGAAAACGGCAAGCCTTCCTGCACCGCGCGGCGCGCCTGCGCCAGTTGCGCCTGCTGGGCCGGCAGCAGCATCGCGGCCACCAGGGCCAGCGCCTTGTGCAGCGGAATGCCGGCGTGCAGCAGCAGGCTCAGGGCGCGGTAAAAGCGCGCCAGGCGGAATTCGGCGGCCTTGCCGGACAAGACGGGCAGGCGCAGCACTTGCAGGATCAGCGCCTGGCGCATGGCCTGGTTGGCGGCGCCGAACGCCACCGCGCCGACGGTGCCGGCCAGCGCGGCCAGGCACAGCATCGGATGGGCCGCCAGCGCCTGGCCGAAACCGAGCAGCATTTGCGACATCCAGGGAATTTCGCGGCCCGAGCTTTCATACACCACGCTGAATTTCGGCACCACGTAGCCGAGCAAGAACAGCGTGACGAGGCTGCCGACCACCAGCAGCATGGCCGGATAGATCGCGGCCGAAATCAGTTTTTTGCGGATCGCGTCGAATTGCAGCTGGTAGCCGACAAAGCGCGCCAGCGCCTCCGGCAGGTTGCCCGAGCGTTCGGCGGCGTGCACGGTGGCGATATAAATATCGGGGAAGATGGCCGGAAAGTCGGCCAGCGTGTCGGAAAAGCTTTTTCCTTGCTGCAGCGTCAGCATGATCGCGGCCAGGGTCGCCTTGGAAGCGTTACGGACTTCCTTGTTGTGCAGCGTGGCCATCGCCTCGCTCAGGTTCAGCCCCGCTTCCAGCAGGGCCAGCAATTCCTGGCTGAACTGCAGCAGCGGGAATGCCTGTTGATGGTGCTTGATCGCGGCGCCAGCGCCGGGCAGGGCCGCGCTGTCGATCGCCAGTACGCGCCAGCCGTTGCGCGCGGCCGCGCGGATCGCGTCGGCTTCGCTGGCCGCGTCGATGGCGATCGCCTGCCTGCCGGCGGCGCCTTGCACCTGGAGTTGGAACTGCATGGTCGTCTCAGGCGTTCGGGCGGGCTCGCTGAAACAACAGAGGAGGGGGCGTGCGGCGAGCGGCGAAATATGTAGGCATTGGTTCAGACAATCTTCAAGTATTCATAATAA includes these proteins:
- a CDS encoding type II secretion system F family protein yields the protein MQFQLQVQGAAGRQAIAIDAASEADAIRAAARNGWRVLAIDSAALPGAGAAIKHHQQAFPLLQFSQELLALLEAGLNLSEAMATLHNKEVRNASKATLAAIMLTLQQGKSFSDTLADFPAIFPDIYIATVHAAERSGNLPEALARFVGYQLQFDAIRKKLISAAIYPAMLLVVGSLVTLFLLGYVVPKFSVVYESSGREIPWMSQMLLGFGQALAAHPMLCLAALAGTVGAVAFGAANQAMRQALILQVLRLPVLSGKAAEFRLARFYRALSLLLHAGIPLHKALALVAAMLLPAQQAQLAQARRAVQEGLPFSAALEQSQLATPVAQSLLKVGENTGRLGDMLERSAKFHDEEFARWVDWASRLLEPLLMTVIGVVIGGVVVLMYMPIFELAGSLS